In Macadamia integrifolia cultivar HAES 741 chromosome 5, SCU_Mint_v3, whole genome shotgun sequence, a single window of DNA contains:
- the LOC122077894 gene encoding aspartic proteinase nepenthesin-1-like, protein MAFMETLLSLILLLSSALLLHSIVVHEGPKSITLSLIHPFSVHSPFYPGKNITDVEKINLLIQATESRMQHLFPTTTMRRQGSRNGSSKIDDIGTLVEFSGAYYLAKVGIGSFPPVPGPKWMSYLLIMDTGSHITWVQCEGCDPCLPLSQPNFPYRLSQSYRAIPCGHQDCPTTREDCFGSFCGFKIIYWDISGPSTKGTIVRETLTFLSDSSRGLTESYPNFFLGCGLQSHNHRFPPHNKAAGILGLGLGGHGTSPIWKQVDKKRFSYCLFISIQASSKLHIGEGARMVGPQVVSTPLMRGSNPSLYYVDLQDISIASFPLRLGRSLSGGCAIDTGAPITILVSNVYAHVRAFFVQYFAQFGIHPYGSGSRPGDVPYFDLCFPRPYGFNRFPTMTFHFRGANLVVQPNGVFAVGGNYICVALRSGATTMIGAFQQTNYRFSYDLELGDIGTLFFAPENCGASA, encoded by the coding sequence ATGGCTTTCATGGAGACTTTGTTATCTCTAATCCTTCTCCTCTCAAGTGCATTGCTACTACATTCCATTGTTGTTCATGAAGGTCCCAAGTCCATCACTCTAAGCCTCATTCACCCATTCTCTGTCCATTCACCATTCTATCCAGGGAAGAACATAACAGATGTGGAGAAGATTAATCTACTTATTCAGGCCACAGAATCCCGTATGCAGCATCTATTCCCAACCACAACAATGAGACGACAAGGAAGCCGGAATGGTAGCAGTAAAATTGACGACATAGGGACACTAGTGGAATTTAGCGGTGCCTATTATCTAGCCAAGGTGGGAATAGGTTCATTTCCACCAGTTCCTGGCCCAAAGTGGATGAGTTATTTGTTGATTATGGACACTGGAAGTCACATTACATGGGTACAATGTGAAGGTTGTGATCCTTGCTTACCCTTGTCTCAACCCAATTTCCCATACCGACTATCTCAAAGTTATAGGGCTATTCCTTGTGGTCACCAAGATTGTCCAACTACAAGGGAGGATTGCTTCGGATCATTTTGTGGATTCAAAATAATCTACTGGGATATATCTGGGCCCTCAACGAAGGGAACTATTGTAAGAGAGACCTTAACCTTCCTTTCTGATTCATCTAGAGGACTTACGGAATCCTATCCCAATTTCTTCTTGGGTTGTGGCTTACAAAGCCACAATCATAGGTTTCCACCACATAATAAAGCTGCCGGGATTTTGGGCTTAGGGCTTGGAGGCCATGGAACATCTCCCATATGGAAGCAAGTAGACAAAAAACGGTTCTCTTATTGCCTATTTATCTCTATACAGGCCAGTTCAAAGTTACATATTGGAGAAGGTGCAAGGATGGTAGGACCACAAGTTGTGTCTACGCCATTGATGAGGGGATCTAACCCATCACTTTACTATGTGGACTTGCAAGATATCAGCATTGCAAGTTTTCCCCTTAGACTAGGGAGATCCCTTTCTGGTGGTTGCGCAATAGATACAGGTGCTCCGATTACCATACTTGTTTCTAATGTTTATGCCCATGTGAGAGCTTTTTTTGTTCAGTACTTCGCACAGTTTGGTATTCATCCATATGGTAGTGGAAGCAGGCCAGGAGATGTGCCCTATTTCGATCTCTGTTTCCCAAGGCCGTATGGTTTTAATAGGTTTCCAACTATGACGTTTCATTTCAGAGGAGCTAACCTTGTTGTGCAGCCCAATGGTGTATTTGCAGTAGGGGGGAATTATATTTGTGTTGCACTTAGATCAGGCGCCACTACAATGATTGGAGCTTTTCAGCAAACGAATTACAGATTTTcctatgatttggagttgggggATATAGGAACTCTCTTCTTTGCTCCTGAGAATTGTGGAGCAAGTGCTTAA
- the LOC122077892 gene encoding uncharacterized protein LOC122077892, producing MAERSPGDDPGGGLAQDRGRQLRLTDFWKALPSSVPAVSMGDIMEEGVSGFAAITGVARKSYASIVGSEELALDKGIQSGNHPAQKSFAKTVDIVFPVVDDLPEPVHAGNSTKVIIPHEEYEDRLHKYKFALIDRINFRFISLDDIRKEAREIWKLKGKVLYEDSLGQRGFCKKLGHQVHACREKKAHDEKQNSLDKAGLPGVFQNAEGGGIESVPTTISSSRFPSIERGEILIDLIASNHNPAHTNSGKQILSQDKEVGGMETIPKELAQEGEESNTDSSDNDDSDSTEDDVDRSGSDLGSEMESDPGQLDAVDGGEPNQTRIHSNDEPAAMPPKDDCAMVTQGVVRVSSRPKRSGTALGSSRGGLASKGGRSNDNGMPMSSSTATLSRREMARIGALVVDKVVALGVKKAASARALQKFLRDLTLEVVFIAEPIVDSLSFPYALFDRLGFRAELIHNSRRDKVPNLWIIWKNSLRRLVVIQSSKQLISVSLECNGQMVLVSMIHASCFRAERRNLWMDLVALAASSLPWAVIGDFNATLYSHEKWVQVLHRSVSDHAPILLSSAVAPKSRNAPSRFHRFWMDDGSFEELVREVWHRDVRRGPIGRLVQKLKAVKGALKGWARQRFPNANFALKEATDVVVEVQRSIDQVGMTDELFSKEAEAKTKLLKAVELHEKLWAEKARCKWAKLGDRNSKFSHL from the exons ATGGCGGAAAGAAGTCCTGGTGATGACCCTGGAGGTGGACTAGCACAAGATAGGGGCAGACAACTCCGGCTGACGGATTTTTGGAAGGCCCTCCCTTCCTCAGTGCCGGCAGTGTCCATGGGAGACATTATGGAGGAGGGGGTAAGTGGTTTTGCGGCCATTACAGGGGTGGCAAGGAAATCATATGCCTCCATTGTTGGTTCAGAAGAGCTTGCTTTGGATAAAGGGATACAGAGTGGGAATCACCCTGCTCAAAAATCGTTTGCCAAGACAGTAGATATAGTTTTTCCAGTGGTGGATGATCTACCTGAGCCCGTTCATGCCGGAAACTCAACGAAAGTGATCATACCTCATGAGGAGTATGAGGATCGCTTACACAAGTACAAATTTGCCCTGATCGATCGTATCAATTTTCGTTTTATCTCACTGGATGACATTCGCAAAGAAGCCAGGGAGATTTGGAAATTGAAAGGAAAG GTGCTCTATGAGGACTCTCTGGGGCAACGCGGCTTCTGCAAAAAGCTGGGGCATCAAGTGCATGCATGCCGTGAAAAGAAGGCTCATGATGAGAAGCAGAATTCTCTGGACAAGGCGGGCCTTCCTGGAGTG TTTCAAAACGCTGAAGGGGGAGGGATTGAATCCGTACCTACCACCATTAGTTCCTCTCGATTTCCTTCTATTGAGAGGGGAGAGATCCTAATTGATTTGATTGCTTCAAATCACAATCCTGCCCACACCAATTCGGGTAAGCAAATATTATCACAGGATAAGGAGGTGGGTGGCATGGAAACCATTCCAAAGGAGTTGGCGCAGGAAGGAGAGGAATCCAATACGGATTCTTCGGATAATGATGACTCAGATTCAACTGAGGATGATGTGGACCGGTCTGGTTCAGATTTAGGTTCTGAGATGGAATCGGACCCAGGCCAACTTGATGCGGTTGATGGAGGAGAACCAAACCAGACTAGGATTCACTCTAACGATGAACCAGCCGCGATGCCGCCTAAGGACGACTGCGCCATGGTGACTCAGGGTGTTGTGAGAGTTTCATCGAGACCCAAAAGGTCAGGGACAGCTTTAGGGAGCTCACGTGGTGGGTTGGCAAGTAAAGGTGGCCGTTCCAACGACAACGGAATGCCCATGTCTTCATCGACTGCTACTTTGAGTAGAAGGGAGATGGCTAGGATTGGGGCTCTGGTTGTGGATAAAGTGGTGGCATTG GGAGTTAAGAAGGCAGCGTCTGCTAGAGCGTTGCAAAAATTTTTGCGTGACCTCACCCTAGAGGTGGTCTTTATAGCGGAACCCATAGTGGACTCTTTATCCTTCCCTTATGCCCTTTTTGATCGCCTTGGCTTCAGGGCAGAATTAATTCATAATTCTCGTCGTGACAAGGTTCCTAATCTTTGGATTATTTGGAAAAATTCCTTAAGGCGCCTGGTGGTCATTCAGTCCTCGAAGCAGCTGATCTCAGTCTCTCTGGAATGTAATGGTCAGATGGTGTTGGTGTCTATGATTCATGCCTCTTGCTTTAGGGCTGAGCGTCggaatttatggatggatttggTTGCATTAGCCGCCTCCTCCCTTCCATGGGCAGTCattggtgactttaatgccacACTCTACTCCCATGAGAAGTGGGTCCAG GTCCTCCATCGATCAGTGTCGGACCATGCACCTATTTTACTCTCTTCAGCGGTAGCGCCTAAGTCTAGGAATGCCCCTTCTCGCTTCCATCGTTTTTGGATGGATGATGGGTCTTTTGAGGAGCTCGTGAGGGAGGTGTGGCATAGGGACGTAAGGAGGGGCCCAATTGGAAGGCTGGTCCAGAAATTAAAGGCTGTGAAGGGTGCGCTTAAGGGGTGGGCAAGACAAAGATTTCCAAATGCTAATTTTGCCCTCAAGGAAGCTACtgatgtggtggtggaggtgcaGCGGTCCATTGACCAGGTTGGCATGACGGATGAATTGTTTTCCAAGGAAGCAGAGGCAAAAACAAAGCTCTTGAAAGCTGTGGAATTACATGAGAAACTTTGGGCAGAGAAAGCCCGTTGTAAGTGGGCTAAATTAGGTGACAGAAATTCAAAGTTTTCCCATTTATAA